The genomic region GGAGGGAGGGATGTTTCCATGCCGATCGACCTGGTGTTCGCCTGGTTGATGGTTTTTCTCCGGAGCCTCGGAGTAGTCCTGCTTTTTCCGACGCTGGCGGGGCGTCCGCTGCCGGTCATGCTGCGTGTGGCCATGGCGGCGTGCCTGGCCTCGATCCTCTACGGCATTGTCCGCGGAAGTCAGTTTCCGGCTGGGATTGGCGGACTGATATATGCCGCGGGAGGCGAGGTGATTCTCGGGCTTGTTTTCGGATTCATTGCACGGCTTGCCTTCGCCGCGGTTGAGCTGGCGGGACGGCTGATTGCAAACGAGATCGGCCTGATGGCGGCGCCGGGATTTGACGTGCCGCAGCCGGCACAGGAACCCCTGCCGTCGTTTCTGTCGATATTTGCGGGAGTGCTGTTCTTTCTTTTTGGCGCGCACCTGAGCGCGCTCACGGCGTTTCTGCGCAGCTTCGAACTCGCCCCCGCGGGCGCTCCCGCATTCAGCGACGGCACGATACTCTCGCTGATCGTGCAAACGGCGCATGTCATCGATCTCGGATTCCGCATCGCCGCGCCGTTCATCGCGTTGAACTTTCTCGTCAACCTGGCGTTTTCCGTGCTTGGCCGGGCGGTGCCGAAGATGGGAGTTTTTGTCCTGAGTTATCCGCTGCGCATACTGGCTGGGTTCACCCTGCTTGCGGGTGCGGGCGGATTGATTGCGCGGTACCTCTGGACGGAATTTGACGCGATGCCCTTCAGGATCCTGGAGATCCTGCCGCATTGAACCACGGATCTGCCGGCGAGCAGGCGGAGGCGCGGAGCACGCGGAGGGGAGAATCGGAGGGCGAAGCCCAATTTGTGAACTGGAGGGGCATGCTTTGTCATGCCCTGGGGACGCCCCTCGCAAAACGCCGCCGGATGGTTTTCACGCGAAGCAGCAGAGCAGAGGAGGGAAAGAAGAGTGGCTCGGGCTTCCAGACCGCAGTCATCCTTGGGATCAATTTGAAGGTAAAATGCAGAGGTCGGAGATCGGATGGTTTTCACGCGGAGACGCGGAGCACGCGGAGAAAGGAGCCCGCAAACGGTCGGACCACGGCAGCCCATGGCAATGCGCGAGGCGATCGCGCCAATGGATTCTCGGTCGAGCGCCCTTAAGGCGCACACCATGTCGGCATGGGTGAATGAATGCGCACCAACGGAACCTGGATCGAGCGCGCTGAAGGCGCAGGTCATGGCAGCCCATGGCAACGCCATGGGTTTCGACGGCAGCAAGAATCTTGAGCCCTGAAGGGGCGATCCACGGTGCGATTGTGACAGGCGTTGGGCCGCCCCTTCAGGGCTCGGGTTTGGTGTTTGGGAATGGAACCCCGGGCGATGCCCGGGGCTGGTGCTGGTACGCCCCGTTGGGGCTGGGGAAAATTCAATCCGTTGAACCGGTCACGACAAAGCGTGCCCCTCCAAAATTGTTTGCATCCACCTTCCGAACTGGAGGGGCATGCTTTGTCATGCCCAGGGGACGCGCGTCGAGCTGCCCCGACTGGATGACACCAAACCGCCATTCCGAGACGCCTTCATCCGGTTCGAATCCGGATTGATCCGTGGTTGAAACTTCCGAGGTTTTCGTTCGGTCCATCCGTGGTTGCTCCCACTGCAAATTTTGCCGCTCCAGCAACCGTGCGCCGGAGACAATTTCGTAACAATCACACCAACAGAACTATCCAGGAGCCCAACGCATGCTGGCACTGTCCTTGCATTGCCTGACGGGAGGCCATGGCTGACCACAACGACGACTCAAAAACCGAGCTGCCGACAGACAAGCG from Opitutaceae bacterium harbors:
- a CDS encoding flagellar biosynthetic protein FliR yields the protein MPIDLVFAWLMVFLRSLGVVLLFPTLAGRPLPVMLRVAMAACLASILYGIVRGSQFPAGIGGLIYAAGGEVILGLVFGFIARLAFAAVELAGRLIANEIGLMAAPGFDVPQPAQEPLPSFLSIFAGVLFFLFGAHLSALTAFLRSFELAPAGAPAFSDGTILSLIVQTAHVIDLGFRIAAPFIALNFLVNLAFSVLGRAVPKMGVFVLSYPLRILAGFTLLAGAGGLIARYLWTEFDAMPFRILEILPH